From Neobacillus sp. PS2-9, the proteins below share one genomic window:
- a CDS encoding Crp/Fnr family transcriptional regulator: protein MNDIVNEFNLLNPWLDYLPFTWQELKPKSEQIRFEKHETIFHQNEVGHYIYLIESGRVRLFLISPNGEEKALAIIGKNGLLGECSLNGDSRYATNAITASDVILHRISIPTFFDFLSNNPQYIQQTLDLITKKYRLLCSQSLQLSYMKALPRVCAAFIQLSLQYGVRIGENQVQVTISFTHQEMANLLGTTRVTIAKNIKWLEDHSYIVKKGKLYMINNIEELAELANEKMLFP from the coding sequence ATGAATGATATAGTTAATGAGTTCAATTTGCTAAATCCTTGGCTGGACTATCTTCCTTTTACGTGGCAGGAATTAAAGCCAAAATCCGAACAAATTAGATTTGAAAAGCACGAAACTATTTTCCATCAAAACGAAGTTGGCCATTATATATATTTAATTGAATCTGGGCGCGTTCGGTTGTTCTTGATTTCACCAAACGGAGAAGAAAAGGCGCTCGCAATTATCGGGAAAAATGGGCTACTAGGTGAGTGTTCTTTGAATGGTGACTCCCGTTATGCTACTAATGCAATAACCGCATCTGACGTAATACTACATAGAATTTCAATCCCAACCTTTTTTGATTTTCTTTCGAATAACCCACAATACATTCAACAAACTCTTGACCTTATTACAAAAAAATATCGGCTTTTGTGTTCGCAATCTTTACAATTAAGCTATATGAAAGCCCTGCCGAGGGTTTGTGCTGCTTTCATTCAGCTATCTTTACAATATGGCGTAAGGATAGGTGAGAACCAGGTTCAAGTAACCATTAGTTTTACTCATCAGGAAATGGCAAACTTACTAGGTACTACAAGGGTAACCATTGCAAAGAATATTAAATGGCTTGAAGATCATTCATATATTGTAAAAAAAGGAAAGTTATATATGATTAACAATATTGAGGAACTTGCTGAATTGGCAAATG
- a CDS encoding aminotransferase class V-fold PLP-dependent enzyme, producing MENLVGIRSEFPILEKKIILSSCSQSAISRKVIEAMDAYKNSLIEEGMSWDVWMEKVNSAKVKFSKLINCRPDEVAILSSVSDSISSILHSLDLNMQEVCVTEMDFPCIGHAVLAQKRIQNFKVTFIPSDNNVIPLEYYEAYISEKTGLTCIPHVSYYNGFKQDIKEIAKIAHKKGSLLLVDAYQSAGSLEIDVKDMDIDILVTGMQKYLLGVPGISFLYIKKEISEQLSPSTIGWFGQKNPFDFNLKSLELAESTQRFNTGTPPVVNAYIADAALSLINGIGIKAIENHLYNLSSYTLETATQMGFQIASPLDLQTKGASTAIYVKDANRIENLLKEQGIIVSARKDVIRIAPHIYNTKEDIYESLAQLSRLTL from the coding sequence ATGGAAAATTTAGTAGGAATTAGATCGGAATTTCCCATCTTAGAAAAGAAAATCATACTTTCAAGTTGTTCACAAAGTGCAATATCACGTAAGGTAATTGAAGCCATGGATGCATATAAGAATAGCTTAATAGAAGAAGGTATGTCTTGGGATGTTTGGATGGAAAAGGTGAATAGCGCGAAGGTGAAATTCTCTAAACTTATTAACTGTAGACCTGATGAAGTAGCCATCTTATCTTCAGTTTCTGATTCTATTTCATCTATATTACACTCATTAGATTTAAATATGCAAGAGGTTTGTGTAACAGAAATGGATTTTCCTTGTATTGGCCACGCAGTCTTGGCACAAAAAAGAATTCAAAATTTTAAGGTTACATTTATACCATCGGATAATAATGTTATACCACTAGAATACTATGAAGCATATATATCTGAGAAAACAGGACTTACATGTATTCCACATGTTTCCTATTACAATGGATTCAAACAAGATATTAAAGAAATCGCAAAAATTGCCCATAAAAAGGGATCGCTTCTTTTAGTAGATGCCTATCAGTCTGCAGGCAGTTTAGAAATAGACGTTAAGGATATGGATATTGATATATTGGTAACGGGAATGCAGAAGTATCTTCTAGGTGTACCTGGCATCTCGTTCCTTTATATAAAAAAAGAGATTTCAGAACAATTATCACCGTCGACCATTGGATGGTTTGGGCAGAAAAACCCATTTGACTTTAATTTAAAATCATTGGAATTAGCTGAGTCTACGCAGCGATTTAATACTGGGACCCCTCCAGTAGTTAATGCATATATCGCTGATGCAGCTCTATCTCTCATAAATGGGATTGGGATAAAGGCAATAGAGAACCATTTGTACAATTTATCATCTTATACTTTAGAAACTGCTACTCAAATGGGATTTCAGATTGCTAGTCCATTAGATTTACAAACGAAAGGTGCCAGCACAGCAATTTATGTTAAGGATGCTAATAGGATTGAAAATTTATTGAAAGAGCAAGGCATTATTGTATCGGCTCGAAAAGATGTCATTCGTATCGCACCACATATTTATAATACCAAAGAAGACATTTATGAAAGTTTAGCTCAGTTAAGCCGTTTAACTTTGTGA